From the genome of Streptomyces sp. NBC_01317, one region includes:
- a CDS encoding IS5 family transposase, with the protein MRPLLPVPAWLNGRGGRPEGYCHRQLLDAVRYLVAGGISWRAMPADFPAWGRVYAFFRRWREHGLITEFHDRLRGKVREREGREAEPTAGIIDAQSVRAAASVPAASRGYDGGKKVPGRKRHIVTDTLGLLLVVAVTAADIGDRDAATGLLTRLHRLHRDITLVWADGGYTGGIVDWCRQKLALTLEVVKRTDDKEGFVVLPRRWVVERTFAWLMHSRRLARDYETLPASSEAMIRWSMVTRMSRRLARPRAAGRH; encoded by the coding sequence CTGAACGGGCGGGGTGGACGCCCCGAGGGCTACTGCCACCGCCAACTGCTGGACGCGGTCCGCTACCTGGTCGCGGGAGGGATCTCCTGGCGGGCAATGCCAGCGGACTTCCCGGCCTGGGGCCGGGTCTACGCCTTCTTCCGCCGCTGGCGCGAACACGGGCTGATCACCGAGTTCCACGACCGGCTGCGCGGGAAGGTCCGTGAACGGGAGGGCCGTGAGGCCGAGCCCACGGCGGGGATCATCGACGCGCAGTCGGTGCGGGCCGCAGCTTCGGTGCCGGCCGCCTCACGCGGCTACGACGGCGGGAAGAAGGTGCCGGGCCGTAAACGGCACATCGTGACCGACACGCTGGGCCTGCTCCTGGTCGTCGCGGTCACCGCCGCGGACATCGGAGACCGCGACGCCGCGACGGGCCTGCTGACCCGGCTGCACCGCCTGCACCGCGACATCACCCTCGTCTGGGCCGACGGCGGCTACACCGGCGGCATCGTCGACTGGTGCCGCCAGAAACTCGCGCTCACTCTGGAGGTCGTCAAGCGCACCGACGACAAGGAGGGGTTCGTGGTGCTGCCCAGGCGGTGGGTGGTGGAGCGCACGTTCGCGTGGCTGATGCATTCACGCCGGCTTGCCCGGGACTACGAGACGCTGCCGGCCAGCAGCGAGGCGATGATCCGGTGGTCGATGGTCACACGGATGAGCCGGCGCCTGGCACGGCCACGGGCCGCCGGCCGGCACTGA